A genomic stretch from Caldisericaceae bacterium includes:
- the rpmB gene encoding 50S ribosomal protein L28 has product MSKKCEICGKGPITGHTVSHSHRKTNRRFLPNLHKTKVMIDGKVKVLRVCTDCLNKYKV; this is encoded by the coding sequence ATGAGTAAAAAATGTGAAATATGTGGAAAAGGCCCCATAACTGGGCATACTGTAAGCCATTCTCATAGAAAAACAAACAGAAGGTTTCTTCCAAATTTACATAAAACAAAAGTTATGATTGATGGAAAGGTTAAGGTTTTAAGAGTTTGCACTGATTGCCTTAATAAATACAAAGTATAG
- the mtnA gene encoding S-methyl-5-thioribose-1-phosphate isomerase yields the protein MEYRSIYFDGDVVHILDQRNLPFDITYCACKSELDIFDAIREMKIRGAPAIGVAAAYGMYLGLKNFVGDSNGFVEKAKELKSYLDSARPTAVNLAWATKRMFNKILENKNNDVSLLKKIVLEEAKKIEEEDAERNYKIGEYGSTLFSDNDTIMTICNTGALATVKYGTAFSVIKRSYEKYSGINVIALETRPYLQGARLTAFELKESGIPFKLITDNMSAFIMQKDLVSGIVTGADRIALNGDTANKVGTYMLAVLAYYHKIPFYVAAPISTIDFSIETGKEIPIEERSPDEVTHCGGKRIAPYEIEVYNFSFDITPHELITAIITDEGVVYPPFKKNLLKLLGNSNG from the coding sequence ATGGAATATAGGTCCATTTATTTTGATGGAGATGTAGTTCATATTTTAGATCAAAGAAATCTTCCTTTTGACATTACTTATTGCGCCTGCAAGAGCGAGTTGGATATCTTTGATGCAATAAGAGAAATGAAAATTCGTGGTGCTCCAGCAATAGGGGTTGCTGCTGCATACGGTATGTATCTTGGATTAAAGAATTTTGTTGGTGATTCTAATGGATTTGTAGAAAAGGCAAAAGAACTTAAATCTTACCTTGATAGTGCAAGGCCTACTGCGGTGAATCTTGCCTGGGCAACAAAGAGAATGTTTAATAAAATACTCGAAAATAAAAATAACGATGTCTCTTTACTCAAAAAGATTGTTTTAGAGGAAGCAAAGAAAATAGAAGAAGAAGATGCCGAAAGAAACTACAAGATAGGTGAATACGGCTCCACATTATTCTCAGATAACGATACTATTATGACAATTTGTAATACTGGGGCACTTGCAACTGTAAAATACGGCACAGCATTTTCTGTAATAAAAAGATCCTATGAAAAGTATTCCGGTATTAATGTAATTGCTTTGGAAACTCGACCATACTTACAGGGGGCAAGATTAACTGCTTTTGAATTAAAGGAATCAGGTATCCCTTTCAAACTTATAACTGATAATATGAGTGCTTTTATTATGCAAAAAGACCTTGTTAGTGGGATTGTTACAGGAGCCGATAGAATAGCATTAAACGGAGATACTGCAAATAAAGTTGGAACTTATATGCTTGCTGTGCTTGCCTATTACCACAAGATACCGTTTTATGTAGCAGCTCCAATTTCAACTATTGATTTCTCAATTGAAACTGGAAAGGAAATTCCTATTGAGGAGAGAAGTCCAGATGAAGTGACGCATTGCGGTGGAAAAAGAATCGCCCCATACGAGATAGAAGTTTATAATTTCTCTTTTGATATAACGCCACATGAGTTAATTACAGCAATTATAACTGATGAAGGAGTTGTTTACCCGCCTTTTAAAAAGAATTTGCTTAAACTTTTAGGT